TAATTATTAATATTGTGTTTGATTTAACAATCTATACACTGAGTTTTTACAATAGTGTTATTCTTTTTACACAGTGTTAACTAcaaaatatatgtgtacatttAAAACAACGTTAACAAGTCATAACActattttattcttatttatcaATGACGCAGACACCCATATAGCTCATGTTGCAAGATTGAGCGCCCTTTAACATAGTATGCAGTGATTAAAGGATCCGACTAAGTTCTTTGTTTTCATGAATTAAGGACAAAAAAGTCAATAAAGACCCTAAGGTTTCTGAAGTTAAAGATAATAATTCCTTCAATAATAAGTAAATCGGGgttttatttcaaagtaaaaactacaaaaacaatttatttggtttttaaatcaattataaaaCGCGTAGGTAAATTTATtcgtttaaaattgattttaatagaattcatatttacatCAAGCATTGTAATTAAATTAACAAGGTAAAGGAAAAGTAAAGTAAGGTAAAATaaatgatgacgtcataataaaacaagCACTTTTAAAAAGAGAcaaattttatcaattgaaTCTTGAATGTTTGTAACTGATAATCGTCAAACGAATCACATCCGTAGCACTCTGTTTTCAAAACATCTGATCACTGATTCATTGAGACTTGCATATGTATAACAGCCCTCCAATATTGCCTCTATACCGCCAAAGCCATATTTAGCCGCCTCCACTTGTCTGGGATTCTCTTTGGCGAATAGGTTGTACTTTTTGTGTTCATTTGCAAAATAAGAGTCTGGAAATATTTTTCCCAAGTACTCGTTTCCCAGGAAAAACTCTGGCAGAGTCTCCTTATCGAAAACCAGCttcaaaaacttcaaaaagTAACCAAGTGCCTCGCGAACACCTCCAAGCTGAAGGCCAGGCGGTGCGACCGTTGGAACTGTCAAATGCTCAATGCAATACATGGCGATCGTTTTGAGGTGATATGACGTCAGCAAATTGGCGGCATGGTTTTGTCTTTTTCTGAGGGTCTTGACGACGGCTTTCATGATGCGACATGCAGTGACAATGTACAGTCGTTCTCTGTTATTTAAGCACATATCAAACATGTACCTTTCATATGACGACGAACAATTCCGCCAAATAACATCCTTGTCTTGTTCACGCATGCGGGGATTTTCTTTGCTAATCCACTTCATAAGACCGAATCTAGGAAAGTTCATCCTAATGGATCCTGGGTGCGTTGTTACTGAATCGGGAATCATAACAGCCTCATCTCCCAGGTGAAGTCCTGGAACAAAGTCGACATCAATCGGAAATGGtagatttgaagaaattttgatgtTCATGGTTGGCGGCTTCGACCCACGTGTGACATTGTACCCCTTTCTCTTTAAACTATCTTCTGTAATGGATAATGTTTTATCCATTAAAGATTTGAACACCTTTTCTTGCAGCATTTTGGTGTTAATCAAGCATGTTCCTTGGTCCATCTGAAATACTCCAAGTGTGTGCAATCGGGAAAAACGTTCAATCAAGACAGATTGATTCAGAACTCTTAGACGCATTTGCCCTGGAAGAACTTTGCCATCGGTATCTTTTAACCGTACCTCTTGTGGGTCTAATCCTTTCAGTTTGAATGGTACAATTGCATCAAACTCATCTGGAGCCACAATTTTTAACCCTTGTCTTGCACTTGCTTGACGAATAAATCTGTCGTCGATCTCCAAGTTCTCAGACATTTTTTGTGCCTGTGTTTTTAGCTCCGAAAGAATGATATCCAAAACTTCATCCACGACAGCACGCGCTTGCTTCCATAGGTCGGCCGAAAACTCGTAGTCCATCGTCTGAGACTGGATTTGGGACTTTATTGACTTTTCCCCGGGGCCAAAAACGTCCACGGGGGCCCTCCATGCGTTTTCAAGCGGTCTGCCTTCGCCGCTTGCCATCTCTGACAAAAAGAAAGTAGATTTCTACGAACTGATTCAGACTACGTGGCAGtgttttggattttaaaaaacaaagtgaATCATAAATGACGGCCTGATGTAGCAACAATTCATACCTGTAATGCATATCATGCCCGCTGTATTTTAGCCAAGCGGCAAAAATTGcttttccttatattttttttaaattaatatcgaGTTTAACGTAATTACTTCTGATATATTTGCAAATGGACTTAATTACCTCTGACTCTATAACtttgtttaatattataaagAATACTTCAACAGTTCATAAAgaataaaacataaatgtacctttaaaaatattccgCGTCTTACAAACCAGATACACCAATATCTCCTAAATGACTATTAAACATCTGACCGAAAGCCTCGCTTTCAATATTAATCGATGATTTAAGATGTGGCGTACAAATATCTTGCTATTCTATGTCCAACCACCCCGCCCCCTCTAAAACAATTTAACCGTCGTTACTATTATACTATCAACTGATTTAAGTATAAGATAAATGCCATTTGGCAGATATCATAACTAAAGAATTTacttgatttgtttatttacctGGGATTTTCCGATTTTGAATGACATCAGTGCCACAACAgtgtaatatttattatttaagtcTAATATCAGACTGATGCCCAGCTCAGTACaccctcaattttatatatgctacatgtattgaataaaattaataaactaCATCATAACCATGGTTTAATAAACGATTATTTATACATTGTAGTTTTCAACGCCACGTCGACAGAACCATTAGCGACGCTATCTCTGACCTAAATATTACGGTACACAACTTCTACTTTATAGTATCTACAACAGcaaagaagaatatttttctaCATGGTTATGATTACACGAGAAAATTATCGCATAACACATTACCTggattaatgattttttttttttttgcaaatactgTTGAAGACAACATTTGAAAAAGGTTAACGTTGGGCATAGTTTACCTGTTTAACTTTCTTATAATTAGAACTGCGATTCGATACCTGTAAAATGTTGAAGTCAAAATTCCTAATCTTTACGCACACGATTTTCCTCATTGAGCAACGAGGGTTTACtacgaacctgtaagtcatgagttcaaatcccgctggggtttttacaatttttaccttttcaaaaatttttataggctattttttggttaaatattgtaaaatttgaaaattctaaaccggtgaaagttttcaattatatagtactttaatccacattaatatcgacagatgtcccataccaccttaagtgTAACAAGTTTAACCAAGCGCCTAATGGGGCACACTTTCTTATGGTAACGACTCATGGGCCACCGCGGGTACATAATTAACGTTTTAAAAGTTATGACGACATTAGCGGGGTTTTTTGCGTTTGATGTGTAGACGGatattcttaagaaaaaatcagttaaaatgtatcctgtattttttcattttgaattagggtcttccggtttccaacggaagatcctattgtttttgttaggtttctttttctcttttatttcactattattattattcttttttttttaacatggtgtcaagaaagactgattctgattggaccatcaggaatattaaccaatgaaactgagtttaacattttccatcacaatggccggtctggtcagaagttgatgtggttgcagaataaaagttcagtttggagagtatttaaggaattttatcggaatttaaggatgtaagtagcgtgcgtttgatgtgagattttaaaagattaatgcGAAtttttctcgacttgttgcaatactgctgttgtcataggcaaaatcccatcgccTTTTTAATTGAGGCATGTCGATTCGAgtgacaaattaaaacaaatggaaCTTGCACAAACAGTTGCACTGATGGCTATACTATGAAAATTTATTGTCTCCAAGATATTACCAAATTGAATAGGTGATATcaccttttcaaaaagtaaaatcatcTATTTGAATAGGTGATTTCATCTATTAAAACTCAAAGAGTGATACatatatcatttttcttttcaaatatgTGATATCCCTTGTTCAAATCACAAGATAAAAAGGTGATTGATAGGTGATAATACCTATTCTAATAAATGCTATCACTTTTTGAATAGGTGATATCACTAATTCAAATCagtaatataacatttttttataaatgcgAAATCAGTCCGtcatattgaataaacattttcactttcatttgaaaatgatataataaagcATTATGGATGGCAGTTATACAGTGTATATGCGGACTATTcgattttattgaataattaaggTTCGATTTATGagaaacaatatgaaaaatcaTTAGAAATAGAGGAGAAAGCACGACGTGAAAAGCGAGAAATGTCTAACATTACGTTTGATTGACGGCTGATTGTCGCATAACATTAGTATGTCCTAACAACATAAACCTCTTCTTTTGGTCTGaataaaaaagtcatttttaaattaaaaaacagtTTTGCAATACAACGCAATTACTATTGCGTTTAAACCCAATACCTTTTGCGATTTAACGCAAcgattattgcgtttaatcgcaaaattattgcatttaatcgcaaaaatgtttgcatttattCGCAAAAATTATTGCATTTAAACGCAATATTTGCTTTGCGTTTCAACGCAATAAAACGCAATAattttttgcgtttaaacgcaatacttttgcgtttaaacgcaaaactttgTGTTTAAACGCAAACCTTTGCGTTGGCGTCGGAGCCTTAGCTACAGAAATGGCCATCAATGTGGACTCTGTCTATACATTATGGTACCTCTCTTCTGATCTCGTCTACGTCGTGCTTTTCCCACAGCTAGTCTGTGTGATTTACCTAAGGAACTCAAACACATACAGGTCTCTCTTGGGATACATAGTCGGCATGTTCTTTCGGATAGCTGGAGGAGAGCCTTCTCTTGGCATTGGTACGCTGATAAAGTATCCGTACTACTCTGAAGAGCACGGACAGATGTTCCCTTTTAAGACCCTTTGCATGATGATGTCAATGGTAACGATCGTCGCCTTTTCATCTTTgactgatattttgtttaagaaaGGGATAATACATCatcgtttttatgtatttaagtgTGGACTTTCCCAATCTAGTTTCGATGAAAAGGTGCATAACAACAATCTGACGTTAGATCACGCTACTCTGACCATTAGTGATGCTGGCTTTACACCTCCAATTGAAGAAGTGAAAATTACTCGGATGTTTGATAATATACACATCTAATGAATTAAATGGTGTGATAAcgatagtatatattttttaacacgGATTTTCGCATGATAGTTGCTTAGACCTTGGAATTGTTGACGTGTTTGTATTTCAGAAAAAGTTTCTGTGGTGTAAGCTGAAACTCGCAAAGAAATGTTACGATTTTAGTACAGAATCATAATAATAATGCGTAGtataattgaaaatgtgaacCTCTCCAATATTGAAAATACAGAATAATACTTTATGGCtgaattaacaatttaaagCTAAGCAATTAATTGGTACTTAATTAAAGTTATTTACTAGTATTCCAAATCTTTCAAGAATTCTTTATAGTTACAGTGATaaaatctatacttataaattaagtcTTTTTGCAAATCAACTACAAAATGactgcaccagagtaactgcttacacaTTTGCTTTTTCAACACGTGTGAGTTGATGTCCATAAGCTATAACtaaattttaactgataagtaATCGTTGTGAAATAAATCAACAACCTACTTTCAATTTCGAAACAAGCTCGAAATAGCAAAAACGAGAGTATTGAGATGAATACGCTTTagcggatccaagtcaggggtagtttgcatcaaaattaattttatgcttgcaatgaaataatatcacattatattatttgaatgatTACATATAAAACGAATATATTTACTGGTAACTTATTTAGAGTATACAcaaaagttaagatt
This portion of the Magallana gigas chromosome 7, xbMagGiga1.1, whole genome shotgun sequence genome encodes:
- the LOC136270106 gene encoding uncharacterized protein — encoded protein: MASGEGRPLENAWRAPVDVFGPGEKSIKSQIQSQTMDYEFSADLWKQARAVVDEVLDIILSELKTQAQKMSENLEIDDRFIRQASARQGLKIVAPDEFDAIVPFKLKGLDPQEVRLKDTDGKVLPGQMRLRVLNQSVLIERFSRLHTLGVFQMDQGTCLINTKMLQEKVFKSLMDKTLSITEDSLKRKGYNVTRGSKPPTMNIKISSNLPFPIDVDFVPGLHLGDEAVMIPDSVTTHPGSIRMNFPRFGLMKWISKENPRMREQDKDVIWRNCSSSYERYMFDMCLNNRERLYIVTACRIMKAVVKTLRKRQNHAANLLTSYHLKTIAMYCIEHLTVPTVAPPGLQLGGVREALGYFLKFLKLVFDKETLPEFFLGNEYLGKIFPDSYFANEHKKYNLFAKENPRQVEAAKYGFGGIEAILEGCYTYASLNESVIRCFENRVLRM